The Apis cerana isolate GH-2021 linkage group LG10, AcerK_1.0, whole genome shotgun sequence DNA window GGTAATTTCAAAGTGGCAATAAGACGTAGAtggaattatgaaaataacgtTTCAGCAATTGTGTGTTACATGTCTACTggtacatatttttatctgaatatttttacactttttcataaacaaataaaaagatttctctCTTAATTAGGTTCATCCAATTCAACTGGTAATTTAGCCACGGAAACGAATTTACTTTCTACGGAATTAACTATAGATGAACTAACAGAGGCACTTGAATATGTACTCTGTAAACTTACAAAGGGATCCCAAACTATTAATCCGACATGCAATTTacgcattttttataaagttggCAGTTCGCCAGGACCGAATTTTGTTCAAGATgttctttctaaattttctacgCGAAATTTAGTTACTACTATTATACCGGCAACGCACTTACATAATTTCAGTACCTTTTTATCTATATGTGGTATTAGACACGAGTAAAGtctaataatagtttttacgttgtcaattatatacaaaacatTATTGTGTCGTAaaagaattgcaaaaattttatttgccgtttaaattatttcaatcaatgaatataaatgaaaaaaaagaacaaatcgATTTTAGtacgaaatgaaaatgattaacGGCTATGTCGATACTCGACTATGGTtgtaaaactttatatattctaaaggATAATTACTTAGCAGTATCAGTGCTcgaatataatgttatttttcacCTTTTCTACTGATTGCTTGTTGGGTTTGCTCAGAATTCACTTGACATCTGtcaatagtatatttatattcggcTAGTCAACGAGacgttaatgattttaaatcattttatctcGTTAGTATAAGTGTTCTACGTAATGCAAAACACATTATGTCATTTCATAATGTGTGCTGTATGCTATGCCTCGTTTTTTGCTCaagttgttttttatttttcacaatttcacgATACGTGCGGAGTGTTAAGTGTgtgattttgaaagaatttgaaaGCGTGCACAGCCATTTTTATAGTAGCGCTCaaagtaaattgaatattaaagaaaaaagtatcagACGTATTAGGGAAATTGTACATTTTAAcatcaaatatgaaaaaagtcTAGTTTATGCCCTTTCTAAtcttagttaaaaaaaaaagagaaaaaaggaaaaatgaatcGATATGCGGAAATTTAAAACACGCACTTCTTAACGATTGTCTTCTTTCACTTTTGAAATGCTGCCGATGTTGTTCCGCTATCATTTAAACTTTGTATTGTAATGGCAGACACATGTAGCTTTGCAaaaggatataaaaaatatttacttcgcAAAAAAGATACTGTGTAAATCCTCGGTAGTTTCTGCATAATTGATCTAATGCTTTAGAGATACGTCTTGTACAAAAATAtgctatatattaaaatatttttgacagTATAATATTCATGCAACGATATGCCAAAGTTTGTATTTTACAATTTGGTCAttgtttaatcaattttagtattatgatcttattttcttgtatatattactaaataatctaaaaaattttgcattgtattatatgatgtaattagttttgaaaataattggttATTAATTATGGCTGAACGGcgagaaaagataaatttcagaaGAACATGAAACATATTATTCATGATGTGAATACTATGTtactataaatatgtaaaaatatttgcaaggCATACTCTCGCAACAAAATACTATTCCGAGGATTatattgcaaagaaaaataaagaaagtgatatatatttttaagaaattgctattttgtttcatattttattatgctcCCTTTTTACCTTCatcatacatatgtattaatttttatttttttttaaatctacaactaataaattacaagattgttaatttttttataaattgaaattaactctaaaaattaatattaaacttatgcatatatatgcatataacaaatataaacattttaaaaaacagcaccatatatacatttaaaaagaaatgttaaaaataattataaaatttatataatactgtaAAACAGTCTTCCAATAAtgatttcttcttattatgataaataattttatatgtaataatatagtgaaaagaaaataaattatatgaacacaatttgtttaaaaaaaaaaattttttttcattttataatagtattttaaaaaagaactaTCGACATTTAAgtataaaaggataaaaagaaaattggaatctttaaaatttttacttaaacattaacatttaaagtgagactttatatattttaaattttatatatagctaATTATAACTACTTTTATGTAAcaaaatacttaatttttcaaattgattataatcatataattatgtacaataatattctttccatttaaaaattcatatgaaagattttataataaatgaatcagTTAAATcttcataatatattcattatctacataaataaaaaaaattctattttatcagtTTTTCTATGCACGGGATTCACATTTTATACAACCCTCgtctttaaacaaaaattatatatttatatttatttacgttttcAATGTTTTCGATATTAATGGTTTCATCATATGCTGGCGATTTGGTGCACAAAAATCACATAGATAATTTTTCCTGTCTAATAGCATTCCCTTGGTCTCCACGCAAcctgtaaatattaatgattttaatgagaataacttttttattataatgataaatgccaattattaaatatttttttatatttaatattttactatacctgaaaccttttttttaaatttgaaatagttaaattattcttaaagacaaaaatatttgatgaaacaTGCAAATGCAATGACatgcaatgaaaaatatataacggaATTATATGGAATTTGTGTCAATACCTAAGTGCAGATATTTGTCACATGCGCTGCAATGCACTAGATTTGCTTCCAGGTCGAGTCTTGGCGCAGTATGACAGCGACTGCAGTGTGGGCAATAGCGACCCTTTCGCCATAGCCTTGTTATTACATAAAGATTATGGGGTTAATGAATTTGGATAAGGATTCATTATAATgccagaatttaatataactgatgaaaatttgaatctttgccaatttatcttaaacatgcatgaataaattaagtatAGATAAATGTatgttattaatcaaattgtatatatctaatttttaaaacccAAAGATTCAAATATGATGACATTGTGAATGTGAAACattagtttataaattttttttaagaagaagatTAGTGTGAATTAAGGAAATTGTGAAGCAATAACGAAGCCccgtgaaaatttgaaaactagCACTTAGTATGTGTATTTTTAATCACATTTTCACTCATACATTACACCataagatgaaagaaaaattagtacTACTTACTTTGAACATGGAACACATAGTGTTGAAACATAAACACGAGTATTCTTATCaccttttttatattcatgttGCCATTGAGCAACACTGTTTCTATCAGAATTTATACCACCAGGTTCTCTTGAACTACAATTTGCACAGACAGCACATTCTTGACAATGCCATCTTCCTTGGGGTACTCGTCGAAGGCCAACGCAATAAATATGATacctaaataaattatatatatatatatatatatatatataattgtatatatattttatgttttataataaaaaaagcataCCCTCTATCACACATATCACAAAAAAGCATTTTATCTTCGTCAGCAGGATCATGACACTGAGCACAAGTTTTACAATCTGTGCATTGCCATGCATATGATTGAATATGAGGAACCATATCTAAAGTTAGATCTATACATGATGGAtgaactataatataaaaatattacgatatttattataaaagaataaaaaatcaataaaaatgatataaaataattaccatGTCCATTACATGTACCACATTGAATTAAAACTTCATTTTTACTATgtttattcaatgtttttaaaCACatcttacattttaattttatttcatctttttggTTTGCTATTTCCATATCTACTTCGTCCATTGTAGACTGAGAACCTTCTGTATCCTGTGTTCCCTCGCTAGAAGatgaactatatataaaaaataaaaaactattctttcacaagagatattaaaatgttaagttttaataataatataaacctTGAATCATCTGAAGATGAATCACTATCACTATCACTTTGAGATCCTTCTGATTGACTGTCAAATTTACGTTCATTTGGTCTCATAGGACCATAGAGTACAGTATTAAGAGGATAATATCGTAATTCAGCTGGTGTATATTCCCGATAATAATCTGTATATTGTCCTGGTATCAATGCAACAGGGTAGTGACCAATTCTTCGttccgtttcaatttttagttGTTTTTTTGGCACATGTATTGTAAAAGTTTGTAAATCTAAGctgcattttctattttctcgtcgagctttatttaaattaatattccaagATAATGCAGATTGAACTGCCATTTCTGCTAgatcaattctatttttttcagcATTTGCAGCTGCtgttaattctttttgttttttagaatGTTCTTTCACTTGTTTTTCGCGCATATGTTTACGATATTCTTCATATTGATCCGGAAAATCACTGCACATTACATCTAATACTTCTGAACTGCATACAGCAGTTAATcctaaaataacattaataaaaatatactagtaaagaataagtaaaaaataataaataaataatttataaataatttacccaTATCACACATTGCTTCACTAACTAATCCATTTTCTCtcaaataatttctctcttcCATATCCACTACTCTTCTCTTTAAATctggatattttcttttgaaagattttacaCCAAGGTACTGAGATATTTGTTCTTGTATCATAAATGTTTCACCTTTTCGATCTAGTGGCCATTCATATTCAGCAATTTTATCGACAGTAAATGGTCCTTCGTCtggatcaaaattaatttccattcttcgatttttaacTTTCACTTTTTCTGATTCTGTGGTTGCAGTACTAAGTACACTTCCTTGGGATTCCTCATTTACCATAGTTTCAGAGgctatgatattataaagatataatacttTGTATTTAAAGACATAACCAACTACtacataataatgttttataatttaaattatagaattatattaaagaattatattaaaaataattgtctttattaaaataaatagaaaaaaaacgaatagattaatttaatttcacaattaagattaacaataaatatctatgttattaaacttttcaaaataaaaatatttttaaaaaatgtatataattgatatgataataataaaacactaACCATTatggttttaaaatttttttaaaatatatatcttaatacaTATTCATTATGATTTAAAGTAATAGTACATTTTGtgcttaatttaaatacatctcACATTTAGGTGCTTGAGAGATGTTAGGACACAAGAAAAGATCTATTTATAGATATCTTACTTGGAGGTCTACCAAtacatttatcttttaattttgtttagtCATATGATGACTATAATCCATATATTgcttttcattattatcatttttttgttttgaaaatttattattatttttaaaaatataataaaaatatattttatataaatatataattaatatataatataattgattttaattgttaacaaataataatataaatatttatataataaataaaatcattattttttacttataataattattctaaatataaaaaataattattgcattattgaacttttaaaattaatatataatataaataacataccTGGTGCAGAAATATTTCTAGCTGGAGTTTGAGACCTTGAACCTAATTCTGCACTCATTCTCGTTTCTTCATCTATTACTTGCACTGTAGACACATTCTCATGCTTTGTAGCATTTTCTACTCGTTTTGATGCTGGTGTAAGCCAGTTAGGATGTCCAGGTGGTATTAATATGTCTTTACTTTCTAATTTTGTATTCTCTGTCAGTTTATCAGATCTGTTATCAGAATCTACTTTTGTTACAGCCTTTTGTATTCGTTCAGGAacgatttcaatcaatttcttATCCTTAATATCATCTTTAATGTTTGATACTGGTTTAGGTAATCGCATTTctgatgttttatttatttccgtgGAGTCTATAagcatgttatttattaattattaattatatttgcattttttaatttatcagttttttttccaataatctttttatcaacTTTACCCGAAGAATTAGTTATTTTGGAATCCATAACTGGTTGTTTAAGAACTTTATACAGTTCTGATGATTTTCCGAAAGATTCTTGTTGCACTCCAGAATCATCTATCGTTATTATAGCCGTTGTAGAAGCTTCTATCGCATTTAAATCTTGTTCTATCTTaggttttttcattatttgtgaATCTGCATTATCTAATTTTCGTTTTCCTCgacctaaaaattaaaaaaaaaaaaagaaaaaaagaaatgaacaaagtgataaaaatatgaaaaaagtaattatataatatttacacataaactatttgaaaaatacaaacCTCGTCCTCTACCTCTTCTAGGAGGAGCATAACTCTTCTGATTCCTACAAGTTCTTTTAGGCCTTTCATTCTCTCTGGATTCTGGAAAATGTGCTGATGATTGCATATGTTGCGAGTCGTCTAAAGATAAAGGATCCCTAGGTATTAATAAATGAGGTGGAGGATGAGTAATTCCTTGAGGTAATGGATTCCTTCTGGGTCTACCTCTTTTTTTAGGCACTTTAACTTCTGGCATTCTATTGGAAACTTCTTCTATTATCACAACGTCTTGGctagaatttgaattttcatttactaTTATCAATTCAGGCCGTTGTTCTATAATTTCACAATCAGAATTCATTGGTGAACTAGatacattttttgataaaatatccttcaatttttcattcatagaaGTATCTGATGATTTTTGTGGTCTTACTTGAGTAATACTGATTTCTTGATTTATAACATTCATTTGCTGTAGACTAATCGCGCTGTTTTTTGGATCAAATAAAAACTGTTTTTGTTCTCTAGGTGTAACAGGTTGAATAGTAACTTCAGGCAAAATTTGTGTGAATTGAGTTTCTAACTTAGACTTTTTGGAATCGATAGGTGCGATAGTAATATCCTTACGCTTTGGAGACATTTCAATTAcattatctattttctttccGTGCATTTGCACTGGTTCAATAGTAAGTTCTGAACGATTGCTTTGTAAAATAGTTGAATGACcagttttaagaatttttaatgtagaGTCTTTATGACCGATTTGTCCAGCCTCTTTGTATCtttgtgtaaaattttgaGATGAATCAATTTCTTTGGATTTATATGCAGTTTCCGTTTGATTATCGCAAGCCACAATTGTCGGATGACCGGtcttagataatttaattttcatttcaagagATGAATCAGTATCTCGACGTCGCTGTTGTTTATCCTTCTTTTCTGAATCTACTATAGATGCATCtccagtttttaataattttattttcatacctAAAGAAGCATCACCAGTTTTAGAATGTTCTGCCTCAGATATTCGGATAGTTTTATTTACATCATCAGATATATCAGGTTGTATGATAGAAGCATCTCCAGTTTTGGatagtttaattttcattcctaAAGGTGATTCAGTTCTCTTGGGTATTTCTTGTGGAACTTTGATTTCTTCCAACTGATCTTGTTTCTCTGAAGATATAATAGATGCATCACCAAACTTAGACAGCTTGATCTTCATACCAAGTGgtgattcaatttttgataatgattCATGTATATTATCTATTGATTTATCTACAATTTCTTGAGTAATGTATGGagattccaaatattttgaaacatccTGAGATATGTCTATTCTGTCATCTAATACTTCTGAATGAACAATAGATGCATCACCgcttttagataatttaatcttcattCCAAGAGGTGATTCTGTTCTTTTGGGTATTTCTTGCAATAATTTAGTTTCTCCCAATTGCTCTTGCTTTTCTGAAGAAACAATAGATGCATCaccaaatttagaaaatttgattttcatacCAAGTGGTGATTCAACTTTTGATACAGTTTcatgtatattttctattgatttttctatagTTTCTtgtgaaatttcaatatgtaGTGGttctaaagattttataacatCTTgagatatatcaattttatcttttatttcttctagaaCTTCTGAATGAACAATAGATGCACCACCacttttagataatttaattttcattcccaGAGGCGATTCTGTTCTTTTAGGTAtttcttgcaaaattttactttcttcgAACTGATCTTGTTTCTCTGAAGAAATTATAGATGCATCACCAAATTTAGAAAACTTAATTTTCATACCAAGTGGCGATTCAATTTTTGGTAAAGATTCCTGCATGTTTTCTACAGATTTTTCTATAGCTTCATGTGAAATCTCAATATGAGGAGAATCTAATGATTTTATAGCATCTTGAGATATTTCCATTTTGTCTTTTATCTCATCTAAAATTTCCGAATGAACAATTGATGCATCGCCACTTTTGGataatttaatcttcattACAAGAGGCGATTCTGTTCTCTTGGGTATTTCTTGTAAAAGTTTGCTTTCTTCCCATTGTTCTTGTTTTTCTGCACTAGATACATCACCAAACTTAGAAAGCTTGATCTTCATACCAAGCGGTGATTCAATTTTTGACGAAGTTTCgtgtatttctattaatttttctacaacTTCTTGTGTAACATCAATATGTGGTGATTCTGATGATTTTGTAACATGTTGAGAAGTAtccattttatctttaatttcttccaATACTTCTGAATGAACAATGGATGCATCACCACGTTTagacaatttaattttcattcctaGAGGTGATATTGTTCTCTTAGGTACTTCTTGAAGAAGTCTGTTTTCTCCTAATTGTTCTTGTTTTTCTGAAGAAACAATAGATGCATCACCAAACTTAGAAAGCTTTATTTTCATACCAAGTGGAGAGCCAATCTTTGGTAAAGTATCATGTTTGATTTCTATTGCTTTATCTACAAATTCGTGTGAGATATCAATATGCAATGGCTCTAACGATTTTGTAACATCTTGTAATAtatcctttttaattttaacttcatCTAGCACTTCTGAATGTACAATGGATGCACTGCCacttttagataatttaattttcattccaaGAGGTGATTCTGTTCTCTTAGGTACTTCCTGCAAAAGTTTATTTTCGCCTAGATATTCTTGTTTTTCTGAAGAAACAATAGATGCATCACCATATTTAGAAAGTTTAATCTTCATACCAAGTGGAGATTCAATTTTTGCCAAAGATTCATGTCTGGTTCCAAATGTTTTTTCTATAGCTTCTTGTGAGATATCAATATGTAGTGGTTCCAAAGATTTTGtaacatttgaaaatatttcttttttatctttattttcttctggCATTTCGGAATGAACAATAGATGCTCCTCCACTTTTGGATAGTTTAATCTTCATTCCAAATGGTGATTCTGTTCTTTTGGGTATATCTTGTAGATGTTTATGTTCTTCAAACTGTTCTTGCTTTTCTGAAGAAACAATAGATGCTTCACCAAGCTTAGAAAGCTTGATTTTCATACCAAGTAACGATTCAACTTTTGGCAAAGATTCCTCaggttcaattaatttttctatatcttcatgtaaaatttcgaaatgagaTGGCTCCAATGATTTTGAAACATCTTGAGATATATCTATTTtgtctttaatttcatttagaaCTTCTGAATGAATAATTGATGCATCACCACGTTTGGataatttaatcttcattCCAAGTGGTGATTCTGTTCTTTTGGGTATTTCCTGTGGAACTTTGATTTCTTCCAACTGATCTTGTT harbors:
- the LOC107993123 gene encoding uncharacterized protein LOC107993123 isoform X5, with amino-acid sequence MESLIEMNTKLSKCGDASIVQQDATKMQMEHKDKLDIVQESPKKIELSFEENIKLSKNNDTSIVSPKVLEIKDRMDMPQEVSKSLESSHIEISQETIEKSVETKMQEMLPKFESPFDMKIKDSNFSDASIVSSEKQEQLIENKLLQEIPIKTESLLEMNIKLSKSDNESIVHSEVLDEIIDKIDISQDDTQLLKPLHIEISQEAMEKSVEETMHEIIPKVESSLDTMFKLPNFDDSSVLSSGKQEELEESKILQEILDRTPTILESSVGIKIESAKNDNSSIVHSEVLDEIKNEMDKSEDISNSLKFSHINVLQEDIEKSKEIKHEVLPKSPEMKIEVFKFDDTSINSLEKQEKLVESTILQEVSMREETSLEMNIELTKDEDESIIHSEILNEIKERIDISQDDKPLEQLDIKVPHDNVEESIETASKLELSFNMKIKDSNFSDTSIIPSEEQEMLEESKILQEIPNKTESLLELENKLSKTDDASLTYPEMQDKIKDTLHMSLNITKPLQQLHVEISHEIIEKSMQETLSKLASPLSIKVKDSNFTDISIVSSEQQEKLEENKLLQEIPKETESLIEMEIKLSNNDDTSHVYSKISDEITNTANISQVITKSVEHPNIEIPHEVIKKSMETMQEALPVLESFNMKIKDSKFNDASIVSLKKEEQLEQESKLLQKIPETTESYLEIKNKLSNIENSSIVDSEDLDEIKEKIDITQDVSKLLEPSEIEISQEAIEKLVETMQQNLPEGESSLDMEMKLSEFDDASVLSSEKQELVENKSIQEIPKKIKSPLRIQSKLPKSDNASIPHSEMLNQFNEKINISKDVTELLEPTRIEILQEDIEKLVESIHERIPKVESMESMEMKLNEIDDTSFLSSEKQEELEENKLLQEIQKETESSIKIDIKLSKNENIVHSEILDEIKDKIDKISQDDTKTIESPHFEISQEIIEESVETLHETLIKVESPLGMKIKAFEFDDASIISSKKQELEESKLLEEIPKTTISSLEMKIKLNENDDISTVHSEMLEETENKLDMTPDITKSIETSDIDQIINDQVIEKSVETIYETLPKVTSPLDMKIELSNFVDACIVSSELQEELEENKLQEEIPKRTISMEMKNELSENDNTSIVHSEMIEETKNITDISQDVKELLETSDIEISQNAIEKSEEIRYETFPKLESPLGTEIKLPEFENASIASLEEQEHLEESKLLQEISKDTESSIEMKIKYDDASIIVHPHDGIKDKIEIFQDVTKSMDTSHNDIVQKVIKKPLETVIEPLPNLESPLDTKNKISEFDNISNVDNISNISSEKEKHLEESKLLQEISKRIESPLEIKINLSTCENASTIDTQIMQETENKVDTSQDTNTKPLELLQIKISNEAIEKSVETMYEKLSTTESLDMKNKYIEFDNRSIVSPKKEKQLEEHKFCHEIPIRTESPVEVKIKLSKNDDTSTIHSEVLNETKDKMDMSQDITKLLEPLPNEIAKETIEKSIEITHENFPKIESPLGMKIKLTKFGSASIISSEKQEQLGTNKLLQVIAKKTDSPLGMKIKLSKNGDTSIVHPEDKIKEKRDMIQKNTIKSLEPLHNEISQEIIEKSKEMHETLPKVGSPLGMKIKLSKFGDASIISSEKQDQLEEIKVPQEIPKRTESPLGMKIKLSKRGDASIIHSEVLNEIKDKIDISQDVSKSLEPSHFEILHEDIEKLIEPEESLPKVESLLGMKIKLSKLGEASIVSSEKQEQFEEHKHLQDIPKRTESPFGMKIKLSKSGGASIVHSEMPEENKDKKEIFSNVTKSLEPLHIDISQEAIEKTFGTRHESLAKIESPLGMKIKLSKYGDASIVSSEKQEYLGENKLLQEVPKRTESPLGMKIKLSKSGSASIVHSEVLDEVKIKKDILQDVTKSLEPLHIDISHEFVDKAIEIKHDTLPKIGSPLGMKIKLSKFGDASIVSSEKQEQLGENRLLQEVPKRTISPLGMKIKLSKRGDASIVHSEVLEEIKDKMDTSQHVTKSSESPHIDVTQEVVEKLIEIHETSSKIESPLGMKIKLSKFGDVSSAEKQEQWEESKLLQEIPKRTESPLVMKIKLSKSGDASIVHSEILDEIKDKMEISQDAIKSLDSPHIEISHEAIEKSVENMQESLPKIESPLGMKIKFSKFGDASIISSEKQDQFEESKILQEIPKRTESPLGMKIKLSKSGGASIVHSEVLEEIKDKIDISQDVIKSLEPLHIEISQETIEKSIENIHETVSKVESPLGMKIKFSKFGDASIVSSEKQEQLGETKLLQEIPKRTESPLGMKIKLSKSGDASIVHSEVLDDRIDISQDVSKYLESPYITQEIVDKSIDNIHESLSKIESPLGMKIKLSKFGDASIISSEKQDQLEEIKVPQEIPKRTESPLGMKIKLSKTGDASIIQPDISDDVNKTIRISEAEHSKTGDASLGMKIKLLKTGDASIVDSEKKDKQQRRRDTDSSLEMKIKLSKTGHPTIVACDNQTETAYKSKEIDSSQNFTQRYKEAGQIGHKDSTLKILKTGHSTILQSNRSELTIEPVQMHGKKIDNVIEMSPKRKDITIAPIDSKKSKLETQFTQILPEVTIQPVTPREQKQFLFDPKNSAISLQQMNVINQEISITQVRPQKSSDTSMNEKLKDILSKNVSSSPMNSDCEIIEQRPELIIVNENSNSSQDVVIIEEVSNRMPEVKVPKKRGRPRRNPLPQGITHPPPHLLIPRDPLSLDDSQHMQSSAHFPESRENERPKRTCRNQKSYAPPRRGRGRGRGKRKLDNADSQIMKKPKIEQDLNAIEASTTAIITIDDSGVQQESFGKSSELYKVLKQPVMDSKITNSSDSTEINKTSEMRLPKPVSNIKDDIKDKKLIEIVPERIQKAVTKVDSDNRSDKLTENTKLESKDILIPPGHPNWLTPASKRVENATKHENVSTVQVIDEETRMSAELGSRSQTPARNISAPASETMVNEESQGSVLSTATTESEKVKVKNRRMEINFDPDEGPFTVDKIAEYEWPLDRKGETFMIQEQISQYLGVKSFKRKYPDLKRRVVDMEERNYLRENGLVSEAMCDMGLTAVCSSEVLDVMCSDFPDQYEEYRKHMREKQVKEHSKKQKELTAAANAEKNRIDLAEMAVQSALSWNINLNKARRENRKCSLDLQTFTIHVPKKQLKIETERRIGHYPVALIPGQYTDYYREYTPAELRYYPLNTVLYGPMRPNERKFDSQSEGSQSDSDSDSSSDDSSSSSSEGTQDTEGSQSTMDEVDMEIANQKDEIKLKCKMCLKTLNKHSKNEVLIQCGTCNGHVHPSCIDLTLDMVPHIQSYAWQCTDCKTCAQCHDPADEDKMLFCDMCDRGYHIYCVGLRRVPQGRWHCQECAVCANCSSREPGGINSDRNSVAQWQHEYKKGCVETKGMLLDRKNYLCDFCAPNRQHMMKPLISKTLKT